The Sandaracinaceae bacterium genome contains a region encoding:
- a CDS encoding cation:proton antiporter: MSVATTLFLLLIVASAVAMVARRLRLPYTVALVMAGLALGVVDERSDFVALDAVRLTPELLFDLFLPALLFEAAFHLSWPKFKKNLRAVLLLAVPGVAAAIAIAGGLAFYLEPLAQAPLPLMVAFLFVAMCAATDPVSVVALFKELGVPKRLAVLMEGESLLNDGVAVVAFIVLGAVLGIGQHGEPVTAWWAARFLLWEIFVGLAIGVGVGLLVSYVTTLVTDHLVEIMLTTIAAFGSYLLADVTHASPVLAVVAAGMATGNVGARFGLTPTNKIAVESFWEYAVFAANSFVFLLLGKEIDLARMFSHWDGILIAWSALMAARAVVIFIVDAVLKKSAERLPKRWPVVLIWGGLRGSLSMVLALSLPEDFAQRDLLIDLTFGVVLVSILVQGLSMSSVLSWAGAVEGGEGHGEYMRLRGALGATREALHTLDEALSRGEIRQETYDRLRAQLSGRQAELELALENVAVEATGALEKEIERTAERLLEAERRSVEDAERSGVIDERVAKTLLEDIDARLIALHAHGTEAAEEEPEPAAPG; the protein is encoded by the coding sequence ATGAGCGTCGCCACCACCCTCTTCCTCCTGCTGATCGTCGCGAGCGCGGTCGCCATGGTCGCGCGGCGGCTGCGGCTGCCGTACACCGTCGCGCTCGTGATGGCGGGCCTCGCGCTCGGCGTGGTCGACGAGCGCTCCGACTTCGTCGCCCTCGACGCGGTGCGCCTGACTCCGGAGCTGCTCTTCGACCTCTTCTTGCCCGCGCTCCTCTTCGAGGCCGCCTTCCATCTGAGCTGGCCGAAGTTCAAGAAGAACCTGCGCGCGGTCTTGCTCCTCGCGGTGCCGGGGGTGGCGGCCGCGATCGCGATCGCGGGAGGCCTCGCCTTCTATCTCGAGCCGCTCGCGCAGGCGCCGCTGCCGCTGATGGTGGCGTTCCTCTTCGTGGCCATGTGCGCGGCCACCGATCCGGTGAGCGTGGTGGCGCTCTTCAAGGAGCTGGGCGTGCCCAAGCGCCTGGCCGTCCTGATGGAGGGCGAGTCGCTCCTCAACGACGGCGTGGCCGTGGTCGCGTTCATCGTGCTCGGCGCGGTGCTCGGCATCGGCCAGCACGGCGAGCCGGTGACCGCGTGGTGGGCGGCGCGCTTCCTCCTGTGGGAGATCTTCGTGGGCCTCGCGATCGGCGTCGGCGTGGGGCTGCTCGTCAGCTACGTCACCACCCTGGTCACCGACCACCTGGTCGAGATCATGCTCACCACGATCGCCGCGTTCGGCAGCTACCTGCTCGCCGACGTCACGCACGCCTCGCCGGTGCTCGCGGTCGTCGCGGCGGGAATGGCCACGGGGAACGTCGGCGCCCGCTTCGGGCTGACGCCCACCAACAAGATCGCGGTCGAGTCCTTCTGGGAGTACGCGGTGTTCGCCGCGAACAGCTTCGTCTTCCTCCTGCTGGGCAAGGAGATCGACCTCGCGCGCATGTTCTCCCACTGGGACGGCATCCTCATCGCGTGGTCGGCGCTGATGGCGGCCCGCGCGGTGGTGATCTTCATCGTCGACGCGGTCCTGAAGAAGAGCGCCGAGCGGCTCCCGAAGCGCTGGCCGGTGGTGCTGATCTGGGGCGGCCTCCGGGGCAGCCTCAGCATGGTGCTGGCCCTGAGCCTCCCCGAGGACTTCGCGCAGCGCGACCTGCTGATAGACCTGACCTTCGGCGTGGTGCTCGTCTCGATCCTCGTGCAGGGCCTGTCGATGAGCAGCGTGCTCTCGTGGGCGGGCGCGGTGGAGGGGGGCGAGGGGCACGGCGAGTACATGCGGCTGCGCGGCGCGCTCGGCGCCACGCGCGAGGCGCTGCACACCCTCGACGAGGCCCTCTCCCGCGGTGAGATCCGCCAGGAGACCTACGATCGACTGCGCGCGCAGCTCAGCGGCCGTCAGGCCGAGCTCGAGCTCGCCCTGGAGAACGTGGCCGTGGAGGCGACCGGCGCGCTCGAGAAGGAGATCGAGCGCACGGCGGAGCGCCTGCTCGAGGCGGAGCGGAGGTCGGTCGAGGACGCCGAGCGGAGCGGCGTCATCGACGAGCGCGTGGCGAAGACGCTGCTCGAAGACATCGACGCGCGGCTGATCGCCCTGCACGCGCACGGCACCGAAGCGGCCGAAGAGGAGCCGGAACCCGCCGCGCCGGGTTGA
- a CDS encoding peptidylprolyl isomerase — MPRRWIDRRWIREPALHFAALGAALFLLHGALAPPEPADDGVTPIVVSDAFLEGLRERHRQRAGSDAEDEALIAEYARDEALHREALRLGLDRGDTIVRRRLIQKMELLLRAMAEPGPETLERDALAAYLAAHPERYRAPDRASFELVWFSRDRRPDAEADARQALARAELTPPEGDPFLLGSRFDDQTREQTRTRLGPALADAAFTAPVGRWSGPFTTTRGVFALHVERREPGALPALDEVRAAVSRDARREATEEATRRAVSALVERYGVERAP, encoded by the coding sequence TTGCCCAGGCGCTGGATCGACAGGCGCTGGATCAGAGAGCCGGCGCTCCACTTCGCCGCGCTCGGGGCCGCCCTCTTCCTGCTCCACGGCGCGCTCGCCCCGCCCGAGCCGGCGGACGACGGGGTCACGCCCATCGTCGTCTCGGACGCCTTCCTCGAGGGGCTGCGTGAGCGCCACCGGCAGCGCGCCGGCAGCGACGCCGAAGACGAGGCGCTGATCGCGGAGTACGCGCGCGACGAGGCCCTGCACCGCGAGGCGCTCCGGCTGGGGCTCGACCGGGGCGACACGATTGTGCGGCGTCGGCTCATCCAGAAGATGGAGCTGCTCCTGCGCGCCATGGCGGAGCCCGGGCCAGAGACGCTCGAGCGCGACGCGCTGGCCGCCTACCTCGCCGCGCACCCCGAGCGCTACCGGGCGCCCGACCGCGCCAGCTTCGAGCTCGTGTGGTTCAGCCGCGATCGGCGGCCGGACGCGGAGGCGGACGCGCGCCAGGCGCTCGCGCGCGCCGAGCTCACGCCTCCCGAGGGCGATCCCTTCTTGCTGGGCTCGCGCTTCGACGACCAGACCCGCGAGCAGACGCGCACGCGCCTCGGCCCCGCGCTCGCGGACGCCGCCTTCACGGCGCCGGTCGGCCGTTGGAGCGGCCCCTTCACGACGACGCGCGGGGTGTTCGCGCTCCACGTCGAGCGGCGCGAGCCAGGCGCGCTGCCCGCCCTCGACGAGGTGCGCGCGGCGGTCTCGCGCGACGCCCGGCGGGAGGCGACCGAGGAGGCCACGCGCCGCGCGGTGTCGGCCCTGGTCGAGCGCTACGGCGTGGAGCGCGCGCCGTGA
- a CDS encoding helix-turn-helix transcriptional regulator: MLPFDAGQLVRELVRARRAHRSQTALSRRLGYRSNVLYTWESGRREPSASELFRIVARTGGEPEAALSSFPVRLEDVDLCRPEGVAALLAQLRGETRIVDVAERCGVSRYTASRWLRGQSEPRASELLELIEALTFRVVDFAVALAPPAELPEIEGAWKELTTRRNVAFVHPWSQAILRQLETRDYRRLRRHRVGWLARRLRISRAEEEASVAALAAAGLVRWQGERWATEPVAVDTSMASEEMRRRLKLHWVDAGRARLAQGDDGLFSWAVVALSRADYEKLRALHVRYMQALRQLVDASEPSEVVAVANVQLFELS; encoded by the coding sequence ATGTTGCCCTTCGATGCCGGCCAGCTGGTGCGCGAGCTCGTCCGGGCCCGGCGCGCCCATCGCTCCCAGACCGCCCTGAGCCGCCGCCTCGGGTACCGCTCCAACGTGCTCTACACGTGGGAGAGCGGGCGCCGAGAGCCCTCCGCGTCCGAGCTCTTCCGCATCGTCGCGCGCACGGGCGGCGAGCCGGAGGCGGCGCTGTCGAGCTTCCCGGTGCGCCTCGAGGACGTGGACCTCTGCCGCCCCGAGGGCGTCGCCGCGCTGCTCGCGCAGCTCCGCGGCGAGACGCGCATCGTCGACGTCGCGGAGCGCTGCGGGGTCAGCCGCTACACGGCCTCTCGCTGGCTGCGTGGGCAGAGCGAGCCGCGCGCGTCGGAGCTGCTCGAGCTCATCGAGGCGCTCACCTTCCGCGTCGTCGACTTCGCGGTCGCGCTCGCGCCGCCCGCGGAGCTGCCCGAGATCGAGGGCGCCTGGAAGGAGCTGACCACCCGCCGCAACGTCGCGTTCGTGCATCCATGGTCACAGGCCATCCTGCGACAGCTCGAGACGCGCGACTATCGCCGGCTCCGGCGTCACCGCGTGGGCTGGCTCGCGCGGCGGCTGCGCATCTCGCGCGCCGAGGAGGAGGCGTCGGTCGCGGCGCTCGCGGCCGCGGGGCTCGTGCGCTGGCAGGGCGAGCGCTGGGCGACCGAGCCGGTGGCGGTGGACACCTCGATGGCGAGCGAGGAGATGCGGCGCCGGCTGAAGCTCCACTGGGTCGACGCCGGCCGCGCGCGGCTCGCGCAGGGCGACGACGGGCTCTTCTCGTGGGCCGTCGTGGCGCTCTCTCGCGCGGACTACGAGAAGCTGCGCGCGCTGCACGTCCGGTACATGCAGGCGCTGCGGCAGCTGGTCGACGCGAGCGAGCCGAGCGAGGTGGTCGCGGTCGCCAACGTGCAGCTCTTCGAGCTGTCCTGA
- a CDS encoding HupE/UreJ family protein — protein sequence MRAVGLALALGIALTPAFAAAHPLSFGVLHVTERADRVALSFRYSGTEGSPRAATPRLPARCRYLSPPRPEPIEGGVSLRAWLRCEGGVRGAAFGADGLDGAQLMVRIEAADGEIATGLIDHDGDAVRLETVTEAPAEIVGTYLALGVEHIALGFDHLLFLLGLLLLLDRWRTRLAATLAFTVGHGVTLALVTLSAVEVPSGPVEAVIALSIVLVAVELARNRRWRPGHAWAVAGGFGLLHGLGFAGALAEVGVPRGAVAPALLGFNLGVELGQLAIVGLFGLALLALARLPRWAPSAARARLGLAYVIGPLAAALVFARVASWWP from the coding sequence GTGAGAGCCGTCGGGCTGGCGCTCGCGCTCGGGATCGCGCTGACCCCCGCCTTCGCGGCCGCGCACCCGCTCTCCTTCGGGGTCCTGCACGTCACCGAGCGGGCCGACCGCGTCGCGCTCTCGTTCCGCTACTCGGGCACCGAGGGCTCGCCCCGCGCGGCGACGCCCCGGCTCCCCGCCCGCTGTCGCTACCTGTCTCCGCCGCGGCCCGAGCCGATCGAAGGTGGCGTGTCCCTGCGGGCCTGGCTGCGCTGCGAGGGCGGCGTGCGGGGCGCGGCGTTCGGGGCGGACGGGCTCGACGGCGCGCAGCTCATGGTGCGGATCGAGGCCGCGGACGGGGAGATCGCCACCGGGCTGATCGATCATGACGGCGACGCGGTGCGGCTGGAGACCGTCACCGAGGCCCCCGCAGAGATCGTCGGCACCTACCTCGCGCTCGGCGTCGAGCACATCGCGCTCGGCTTCGATCACCTGCTCTTCCTCCTCGGCCTCCTGCTGCTGCTCGACCGGTGGCGGACCCGCCTCGCGGCCACGCTCGCCTTCACCGTCGGGCACGGCGTGACGCTCGCGCTCGTGACCCTGAGCGCGGTCGAGGTCCCGAGCGGCCCGGTGGAGGCCGTCATCGCGTTGTCGATCGTGCTCGTGGCCGTGGAGCTCGCGCGGAACAGGCGCTGGCGCCCGGGCCACGCGTGGGCGGTGGCGGGCGGCTTCGGGCTCCTCCACGGGCTCGGCTTCGCGGGCGCCCTGGCCGAGGTCGGCGTCCCGCGGGGCGCGGTGGCCCCGGCGCTGCTCGGGTTCAACCTCGGGGTCGAGCTCGGGCAGCTCGCGATCGTGGGGCTGTTCGGGCTGGCCCTGCTCGCGCTCGCGCGCCTCCCCCGCTGGGCCCCCTCCGCCGCCCGCGCGCGCCTCGGCCT
- a CDS encoding 7TM diverse intracellular signaling domain-containing protein translates to MSPPSQPRICAWLVLASSLLGCAEAPERVSPLALSSAQAAQQVSLAGHVEVLVEPGQAWTAREAAAQEGYRATARHHLSFGLNENAHWLRFTVDAPRAGLLEVDYAPLDHVDLYRLAGDGFDVQRAGDAVPHGAWPRDHRVPTFELPAGRHAYLMRVQSTSPVEVPLRWSSEEAHARAARFDAAWHWGLLGLLLGLALYNLFLFVSLRDRSYLWYVLYIASVSGLSATHAGLGFQMLWPDATWWNSVGIVVLIGASIFFMAGFTRSFLSLGLRMPRADQAMQVVAAVALAHIVLTPFVFGALWQVLGALLVLGILAFACTLGVLRWRAGFSSARWFLLAYGAMSLGVAISILNALDVLPPVWVSAEAFQIAFAVEGLLLSLALGDRVQRYRRALERHRRLLEEEVAERTEALSRANTSLRAEIAARAEREAEHAQLTEEMRHRQQLEALGRLAGGVAHDMNNVLGSIVGFATLLEQELPDGSRQHDDAAAIVRSAVRGRDLTANLLGFARRGKRIRTQVSLHTVVADALTVLRGTFRERVEVALHLDAPRDIVEGDPHQLAHAITNVCLNGVDAMGGEGELTIASRVDAGRLVLEIRDRGCGMSDETMIRAFEPFFTKRPKGEGTGLGLSMVYGCIESHEGTITLESVVGAGTTAIISLPLSEAAPVERPSAVPVERARAGRVLVVDDEKPLARATKRLLKRLGFEPECVHGGVEALAKLEQGERYDLVMLDMVMPKMDGPRTFAAIRARLPEQRVLIMSGYTEAEVTPLIADGAKGFLPKPFDVEGLARAVDQALEE, encoded by the coding sequence GTGTCCCCTCCTTCCCAGCCGCGCATCTGCGCGTGGCTCGTCCTCGCGTCGAGCCTGCTGGGCTGCGCCGAGGCGCCGGAGCGCGTGTCGCCGCTCGCGCTGTCGTCGGCGCAGGCGGCGCAGCAGGTCTCCCTGGCCGGACACGTGGAGGTGCTCGTCGAGCCGGGCCAGGCGTGGACCGCCCGCGAGGCCGCCGCGCAGGAGGGCTATCGAGCGACCGCGCGGCACCACCTCTCGTTCGGTCTGAACGAGAACGCCCACTGGCTGCGCTTCACGGTGGACGCGCCACGGGCGGGCCTGCTCGAGGTGGACTACGCGCCGCTCGACCACGTCGACCTCTACCGGCTCGCCGGCGACGGCTTCGACGTGCAGCGCGCCGGGGACGCGGTGCCCCACGGGGCCTGGCCGCGTGATCACCGCGTGCCGACGTTCGAGCTCCCCGCCGGGCGGCACGCCTACCTGATGCGCGTGCAGTCCACGAGCCCGGTGGAGGTCCCTCTGCGCTGGTCCAGCGAGGAGGCGCACGCCCGCGCGGCTCGCTTCGACGCCGCGTGGCACTGGGGGCTGCTGGGCCTCCTTCTCGGCCTCGCGCTCTACAACCTCTTCCTCTTCGTGTCGCTCCGCGACCGGAGCTACCTCTGGTACGTCCTCTACATCGCGAGCGTCAGCGGGCTCAGCGCGACCCACGCCGGCCTGGGCTTCCAGATGCTCTGGCCGGACGCGACGTGGTGGAACTCGGTGGGGATCGTCGTCCTGATCGGGGCGAGCATCTTCTTCATGGCGGGGTTCACGCGGAGCTTCCTCAGCCTCGGTCTTCGGATGCCGCGCGCGGACCAGGCGATGCAGGTCGTCGCCGCCGTCGCTCTCGCGCACATCGTCCTGACGCCCTTCGTGTTCGGCGCGCTGTGGCAGGTGCTGGGTGCGCTCCTGGTGCTGGGGATCCTCGCGTTCGCCTGCACGCTCGGCGTCCTGCGGTGGCGCGCCGGCTTCTCGTCCGCGCGCTGGTTCCTGCTCGCGTATGGCGCGATGAGCCTCGGGGTCGCGATCTCGATCCTCAACGCGCTCGACGTGCTCCCGCCCGTCTGGGTCTCCGCGGAGGCGTTTCAGATCGCCTTCGCGGTCGAGGGGCTGCTCCTCTCGCTCGCGCTGGGCGACCGCGTGCAGCGCTACCGTCGCGCGCTGGAGAGGCACCGCCGGCTCCTCGAGGAGGAGGTCGCGGAGCGGACGGAGGCGCTCTCACGCGCGAACACGAGCCTCCGGGCGGAGATCGCGGCGCGCGCGGAGCGAGAGGCCGAGCACGCCCAGCTCACCGAAGAGATGCGGCACCGTCAGCAGCTCGAGGCGCTCGGGCGGCTGGCGGGCGGCGTCGCGCACGACATGAACAACGTGCTCGGGTCGATCGTGGGCTTCGCGACCCTGCTCGAGCAGGAGCTGCCCGACGGCAGCCGCCAGCACGACGACGCCGCCGCCATCGTGCGCTCCGCCGTGCGCGGCAGGGACCTGACGGCCAACCTCCTCGGGTTCGCGCGGCGCGGCAAGCGCATCCGCACGCAGGTCTCGCTGCACACGGTGGTCGCCGACGCGCTGACCGTGCTGCGCGGCACGTTCCGCGAGCGGGTCGAGGTCGCCCTGCACCTCGACGCGCCGCGCGACATCGTCGAGGGCGACCCGCATCAGCTGGCCCACGCCATCACGAATGTGTGCCTCAACGGGGTGGACGCGATGGGCGGGGAGGGCGAGCTGACCATCGCCTCGCGCGTCGACGCCGGACGCCTCGTGCTCGAGATCCGGGATCGCGGCTGCGGCATGAGCGACGAGACGATGATCCGCGCCTTCGAGCCCTTCTTCACGAAGCGCCCCAAGGGGGAGGGGACGGGGCTCGGGCTCTCGATGGTCTACGGCTGCATCGAGAGCCACGAGGGGACCATCACCCTCGAGAGCGTGGTCGGCGCGGGCACGACGGCGATCATCTCGCTGCCGCTGAGCGAAGCGGCGCCGGTCGAGCGACCGAGCGCGGTCCCGGTCGAGCGCGCGCGCGCGGGGCGGGTGCTCGTGGTCGACGACGAGAAGCCGCTCGCGCGCGCCACCAAGCGCCTCCTCAAGCGCCTCGGGTTCGAGCCGGAGTGCGTGCACGGCGGGGTCGAGGCCCTCGCGAAGCTCGAGCAGGGAGAGCGCTACGACCTCGTGATGCTCGACATGGTGATGCCCAAGATGGACGGCCCGCGGACCTTCGCGGCGATCCGCGCGCGGCTGCCCGAGCAGCGCGTGCTGATCATGAGCGGCTACACCGAGGCCGAGGTCACCCCGCTCATCGCCGACGGCGCGAAGGGCTTCTTGCCCAAGCCGTTCGACGTCGAGGGGCTCGCGCGCGCGGTCGATCAGGCGCTCGAGGAATAA